A genomic window from Gossypium hirsutum isolate 1008001.06 chromosome D10, Gossypium_hirsutum_v2.1, whole genome shotgun sequence includes:
- the LOC107893239 gene encoding DNA repair protein XRCC4 isoform X1: MESSSTTTARHTCLKLEIPSTDPLFVKGTWFDTHFHLSVTDGLRAWLCNATEEEVQERAAQWDQPVAEYIELAERYLGFQQPGTVYRFVDAGDDHKRLSWTFEREGTKLEWRWKFQPSYDSRKITAGILDFLMDANINLSVEEVVRKTQSFEKLKLEAEKCLEQSERFTNEKMEFESEIYAKFLGVLNSKKAKLRELRDQLSKQEIAGKASVDEEESTDKTESYHSGSNAEESEEEAEKNITSSSKDIPAGRDRGRKRATRK; the protein is encoded by the exons ATGGAAAGCAGCTCTACGACAACGGCAAGACATACTTGCCTTAAGCTTGAAATTCCAAGCACCGATCCTCTCTTCGTGAAAGGCACGTGGTTCGATACTCACTTCCATCTCTCCGTCACCGATGGCCTCCGCGCTTGGCTCTGCAACG CGACGGAGGAGGAGGTGCAGGAAAGAGCGGCTCAGTGGGATCAGCCCGTCGCTGAATACATTGAATTAGCCGAACGGTATTTAGGGTTTCAACAGCCCGGTACAGTCTACCGGTTCGTTGATGCTGGCGATGACCACAAAAGA CTTTCATGGACTTTCGAAAGAGAAGGAACTAAGCTTGAATGGCGATGGAAATTCCAGCCGTCGTATGATAGCCGAAAGATTACAGCAGGAATTTTGGATTTTCTTATGGATGCAAACATTAACCTAAGCGTa GAAGAAGTGGTTAGAAAAACTCAATCTTTTGAGAAGCTCAAACTGGAAGCTGAGAAATGTTTAGAACAAAGTGAGAGATTTACCAATGAGAAGATGGAATTTGAATCAGAAATCTATGCAAAG TTCCTTGGGGTCTTGAATTCAAAGAAGGCAAAACTCAGGGAGCTTCGAGACCAGCTCTCAAAACAGGAAATTGCAGGAAAAGCTTCGGTGGATGAGGAAGAATCTACTGATAAAACAGAGAGCTACCATAGTGGAAGTAATGCTGAGGAAAGTGAAGAAGAAGCTGAAAAGAACATCACAAGCAGTTCAAAAGATATTCCAGCAGGCAGAGATCGTGGTCGAAAGAGAGCTACACGCAAGTAA
- the LOC107893239 gene encoding DNA repair protein XRCC4 isoform X2, producing MESSSTTTARHTCLKLEIPSTDPLFVKGTWFDTHFHLSVTDGLRAWLCNATEEEVQERAAQWDQPVAEYIELAERYLGFQQPGTVYRFVDAGDDHKRLSWTFEREGTKLEWRWKFQPSYDSRKITAGILDFLMDANINLSEEVVRKTQSFEKLKLEAEKCLEQSERFTNEKMEFESEIYAKFLGVLNSKKAKLRELRDQLSKQEIAGKASVDEEESTDKTESYHSGSNAEESEEEAEKNITSSSKDIPAGRDRGRKRATRK from the exons ATGGAAAGCAGCTCTACGACAACGGCAAGACATACTTGCCTTAAGCTTGAAATTCCAAGCACCGATCCTCTCTTCGTGAAAGGCACGTGGTTCGATACTCACTTCCATCTCTCCGTCACCGATGGCCTCCGCGCTTGGCTCTGCAACG CGACGGAGGAGGAGGTGCAGGAAAGAGCGGCTCAGTGGGATCAGCCCGTCGCTGAATACATTGAATTAGCCGAACGGTATTTAGGGTTTCAACAGCCCGGTACAGTCTACCGGTTCGTTGATGCTGGCGATGACCACAAAAGA CTTTCATGGACTTTCGAAAGAGAAGGAACTAAGCTTGAATGGCGATGGAAATTCCAGCCGTCGTATGATAGCCGAAAGATTACAGCAGGAATTTTGGATTTTCTTATGGATGCAAACATTAACCTAAGC GAAGAAGTGGTTAGAAAAACTCAATCTTTTGAGAAGCTCAAACTGGAAGCTGAGAAATGTTTAGAACAAAGTGAGAGATTTACCAATGAGAAGATGGAATTTGAATCAGAAATCTATGCAAAG TTCCTTGGGGTCTTGAATTCAAAGAAGGCAAAACTCAGGGAGCTTCGAGACCAGCTCTCAAAACAGGAAATTGCAGGAAAAGCTTCGGTGGATGAGGAAGAATCTACTGATAAAACAGAGAGCTACCATAGTGGAAGTAATGCTGAGGAAAGTGAAGAAGAAGCTGAAAAGAACATCACAAGCAGTTCAAAAGATATTCCAGCAGGCAGAGATCGTGGTCGAAAGAGAGCTACACGCAAGTAA